The sequence taaaggaTAAAAAGCAGAAACAACCAATGAGGACAATTCCAGCTGGTCATtgtttgattaaattaaaattcatcgGTAAAAGACAGCAAACTGCCCCTTCCTTTCTCCATCACCAACCCTCACTCGCTCACTGTCACATGGATTGATTTTAACACGTAACAGTACACATCCAAAACTATCAGCGGATCATGAACAGCATGAAGAAGCTTttcttattctcataaacataaTGATGCATCAAAGAAACGAGacaaatatatgtatatataagaaCATCACGAcactacaaaataaattaaataatccaTGATAATCAGCGataataattaacaataaataacaagaCTAATAAATCAAATCTCAACCGTCAAAAAAACAACCGAAAAGTCGAGAAGTCATCATCACCACCGTCcatatgcataaaaataaataataataataataataatgaaactGATCAAATCCTACTAAATGAAGAAGAGTCCTAAATCAGCAGCTGAACCTCAAGATCAACATCAGATCTACATCAACAAAGACCACACGAAAGCGGCTCCGGCAACCGACAAGACGGCACCGTTTCTGTTAAAACCAGCTCCATTATTTGGAGAATTCTCAGCTGGAGTCTCAGCAGGAGGTCCTACCGTCGTACCTGGAGGAAGAGCCACGGAAGGAACAGAGCTTGGAGCCACAGGAGCTGGTGGAGAGCTGGTTGGAGTCATGGTCGGCGCTCCAGCGGGGGTAGGTGTAGCAGCAGTTGGAGGAGCAGGAGAAGGAACGGAGACAGGTGGCGCTTGAGTTGGAGCAGGTGCTGGAGTTGCAGTTTTAGGAGCAGGTGCAGCTGACGGTGATTTAGACGGCGGAGAAACCGTCGGTGCAGCTCCGGGAGCCTGACCGAGAGCAGCAGAGGCAAATAGAGCTAAAAGCATGAAAGTAACGGTGCTTTTTGCGGCCATTGTTTGGTAGATCAAAATGAAAACTCGATTATTAGCTTCTtttaaaacagaaaataaagcCAAAACCTTGTAGAGAGAAAACACAGAGACTGTATGGTTTCGTTTGTAGAGATTTATGAGAGAGAAGTGAAATGGTCTGTCTATTTATAGTCTGTTTCAGACAATTTCCTCGCCTTCCAAATCCCTCTTCCTTCAAGGATAAGATTGTAATTTTCTAACCCGTCGTGAATAGAAGAATGACATTACGCTGCTACGCGTGTCTGTGATGTAAGATCTGAACCGTTGGATGTGGTTTGATGTTTGTAAAACGCGTCGATTCTACGCTGTTTCTTAACGCACTGAAGTTTCTTACATGGATTCGTGTTCTTTGATCTGgaaatctaatatttataattaagaaaaggaaaacataTTTGATGCAGCTAATTAAggtgtttcttttttaaattaaatttagaacaAAGATTCTGCTTTTACCGTTatgattgaatttttataaattattttttaaaatttcattagcGATTTCTTAAGGAGGATTAGAATgtgattatataaaaagatttgtttcatcaaattgaaagaaaaaaaaaaacattattaTGTGTTCTATTTTGTTGAATTGTCCGAGTCTAGTCTAGTACTCTAGTTTTGTATTTTGTGAACAGATTTAAGCACTTTTGGATTCTAGTGAGGAagtatgaattttttaaatactgtttttattttgggcatttcttaaaaaattgatagGATGGGTTCTCTACAATGTAGcatcaatttttttctctttggaCTGATATAATTCAGTATCATAAATATCATGAGTCTATCATTCAAAATTAGGGTAACGGTTAAATGAAAAATcagaatttaataaattggAGTTAACTTGTCTTCTTTGTCTAATTAATTGAGACAATTGTTCTACCAGGGCAAATCTTTCAAGTGCTCAGCTATGATGATTATAATAACTCTTTAAGCAGATCATACAATGtgcctttcttcttcttaagaTTTCTCATCGAACCAAATCAGTTTGACAAAGTGAACTAAACTTATTCAACAatcactttttaattttcaattaatttattttccaaatttaataaattttgcgAATTAGTTAAAGTTTCGCGTTTTAATTAAAACTCTAGTCTTAATAAGCTCAtcgtatatttataagattttacttttaattgcTTATACGATATAGCATATAATgctttcataaaattatttttaatattgtaattaataaaataatcatgtaaaaaaattatatgttgaatcaaataaatacaaaagttgaaataaattaaagctggatatatatatatatatatatattaaacttaattggtaaacataaattaacatgtctttttattttgcaaaATAGTCTTTCTATAAAGTGGGAATGATGTTTTTCCAATG is a genomic window of Ricinus communis isolate WT05 ecotype wild-type chromosome 2, ASM1957865v1, whole genome shotgun sequence containing:
- the LOC8281704 gene encoding classical arabinogalactan protein 5, translated to MAAKSTVTFMLLALFASAALGQAPGAAPTVSPPSKSPSAAPAPKTATPAPAPTQAPPVSVPSPAPPTAATPTPAGAPTMTPTSSPPAPVAPSSVPSVALPPGTTVGPPAETPAENSPNNGAGFNRNGAVLSVAGAAFVWSLLM